From the genome of Fulvia fulva chromosome 12, complete sequence:
CATCACACCGACTGTAGCAACAGTCTGTTATAGGGACTACAGCCCTCACCTCGCTTACCACACTATCATGGAGGTCAAAGAAGCCGGGACCATTTCACACAGCCTCTGACCACTGTCATCATTCCAGGGAAGCTGTTCCCGATGTGCCATGGCTATCACGAAACGGACGGCTTTATTGACCTTGCCACCTAGATCACGCTCATTCATAAGCTGCATCACAATGCTGTCACTACGACGCCGACCTAGCACAACGCCAACAGAAACTTCACACTCTCGTTTTACGATTCGACAGGCCAAAACCTACCTACGACGACGTCTCGCTCTTCTACGTAAGCACATCCGCCGACTTAAGCATCGTCAACGCAGAATAGGCGGAAGCGAAGAATCAACAGACTGCACCACTACCGAGACGGGTCCACGCAACACCGCGTGAAGTACTGAGGCACTGCAACATACTCACCCTGCACGCAGCGACTTGTTCGACTGGACAAGAGCCAGCGATGGCCTCTTACCAAAAACGTGGCCGCCGCGCTTCCATTGGTGACAGTGCACAGGATCCCGATTGCAAGAAAGGAGCGTTCATCGCCAGTGCTATCCACATCCGAGCTATGTCTCGACGCCGGTGACAGTCAGTCTTGGCAGGCAGGCGTTACGCATTGGTGGCCCGGCGCATGGGACAGAGTGGCCTATGGTGCAGTGGGGAGGAACCCCCATGGGGTGATACCAGCGTTCCCAGGGCTCTTGACAACAAAGGTCGCCTTCGAACGGTAACAGTGATCAAAGCATGCTTGACATGCTCTGAGCACCTTCGTCCTGCAGAACAGTCAACAGAGAGCCGTGTTGTACAACGCTATGCTCGCCTTTGTCTCACCTGAGTATTTCGCTACCGACGGAGCATCTTCATTCACCCTGAATAGCGGACCTACAATCAACTCGGACAGACTAAACGCCTCCTGTCTCCAGCGAGTTCCAATAGCCTCGAGGGCGACGCCGAGATGGCCGATTACGACGATAAGGAAGCGAACAATAGCGAAGCTCCATATTATGCACAGGCAATTATCTCTCCATGAGAACGACCGAGCTACGAGTCCGTGGTCGGGAAAAGCGCCCTACTTCGTCAAGAATACGGCGACCCAGTCTTGGATGCGAAGCTGCGCATAGTAAACAACGCTTCCACTTCCATCATAATCGCAGGAGATGGCCCTGATATGGAGGAGTCTTTGAGAAGCCGACATTGCCCTGTAAGATCTTTCAAATGGCGACTGAGATCAGAGCATATGCGACACCCTCCGAGCACCTCTGACCTACAGGACAGCATAGAGAGAGAGGCGTATTGTGGAACGCTTCCGCCTCCATCCTACCTGACAGAGAATGATCATGTTGTGGAAGAGCTTGTGGGAAGCTGATCTTTCTCTTTAGCTATCCCGAATAACAACAGTAATCAGAGCATATTCCATACCCGCCGAGCATATTCGGCCTATAGAACAGTGGAGAGAGTCCTCTTCCACGTCTACGGCAGTGACTGCGCTGCGAAATCAATATCGTACCTAATGAGAACGATCCTCTATGGCAGGGCCTCTGAGAAACTGAATTTGCCTTGTACGATCCTTCCAACGGCAACAGTGATCAGAGCATGAGCGACAAGCTCCGAGCAGCTACGATCTCCATGACAGTGTGGAGAGGGAGGCGCGTCATGCAACGCTTCCGCTTCCACTTTTACGGCAGTCGCTGCGCTGCGGTAGCAGCATCGTCCCTAAGGAGAAGGGGCCTTGGGTAGATGGCTTTGCATTTGGGACTCCTCAAACCTCCACCTGTAATCACCAACTCCACATACACAATGGCCCCACACGCACTACAGAGACTCAAACGAAGAATGAGCAATGTTGCCGAGAAAGTGAGTCGCTCGACGATATTTGAGGCGTCCGAGCTGCTGGGAGCACTTCAGGGCTGACAAACAGTACAGCTCAAATTGAAGCTTGGAATTGCGGACCCCCCTTGCCGCGAGAGCACTCTCGACTCCACGGAAACCGGCGCTGCCACCGTATCCACTCTCGCCGTGCCAACAGGCCGGCCGTTTCTTGGGAGCGCAGAAGTACATGTGCCCTGTTCGCCTTTCGTGGGAAGCGAGGATCTCGCCGGTCTGGCGACGCTCTCAACGCCAACAGCTCAAGCTAGGGCATGGGTGTATAGTCCCAGCGTTTATAGCAGGCCAGCGTCTTGGGAGTACGACGGAAGCCCACCAACTCCTCCACCAACACAAGGTCGGCGACCCACTCTGGCAGACTACCAGCTGGGGCTCACTCTCGCCGGTGATAGCAGGCGTAGACCCTCGACGAGCTCTGCCATGGGCTTGGCCAGCATCGCGGAACTCGAAGCGCTTCGTGGGGATGATCGCAAGCTCAGCAAGGTCAATGCCATGGACGAAGCCGGAGACACGGTAATGGGCAAGGCGATGAAGCGACACATCGACGAAAAAGCACTTTTCCGCTCGGAAAGCAAGCGACGAGAGAGCGCGGCACAACCTCTGCCAGTCTTTACCAGTCCATCATTCGGAGGCAGTGGCGTTCCGGCTGTAacagaagaggaggaagacGAGGCCGTCGCTGAGGAGCAGGAGGAGATACCAGCCACTCCAGGAGAACACCAGCTGAATACACGCGCTCCAGGACGCGCCAGCTCAATGCACGAGTATTCCAGCCCACAGCGCGAGCACTACTCACCAGTCGACTACTTTCCAGATGAGCCCACCAACATAATCTCGACCAAGGTATCGGAACGGACGCCAGTGTCTTCTCACTCCAAGAAGAAGTCGAAAATTCCCCGAATTGGCACCTGTCTACCATCGTGGACCAAGTTCCCATCGCACACCCGACCAGATCGCAGCGCTTCAGCGAGCACACTAGACAACGTCATCACTCGAGACTTCGCCGTGGACATAGAAGCCGCAGAAAGCCAATCAGCAGCCACCTCACCAAAAGGCAAGAAATCCCGTCTCACCAGCTCAAAGTCTGCAAAGTCCCTCATCAGATCGCCGTCCAGAGCTTATGACGGGTTCATCGCATACTACACCGATCTCCTCACCCGCGCTGGCTTCCACGGCCAGAACCGTCGTACCTCAGTCGCGATGAGCCAGGGCACCTTACTCAATCCCGAGCTCGAGATGATTGCCCCTGTCACCGGATCGGAGGGCCATGTCCACTCATACCAGCATCTTTTGGAGATCGAACAGCATCTCGAGCAGGTCAGCAGCAGGACAGAACCCAGCGGCGAATTGTTCCGCCAGGACAGTTTCAAGAGCTTTCACTTCAAACAGCACGTTACAACTCCTGAGGATACCGTTGAGGAGGAGCAAGACCCACTTGGACCGTGAGTTTGGTAGCTAGCGTAATGATGGGGATGATCCATAGCACGACGCGCACGCAGCATCAAATAGTGCGTTGGAAATGTCGAATGTAATGAAGTCAAAAGATGAAGCGGAAAGTGCTGAGGTGCTCCTTGTCTCAGCGCTCCAAAGCCCCCCTCCCCCCCCGTAGAAGCTAGCGTGAGCTGGGGTCTGCGATGAGGAGATGCTGCACATGCCGAGGTTGTGTTCGGGAAACAACGACTCGTCCTCATTGATCACTCATACAACATGTAGTCCAGCATAACTGTTCATACACCGTCCCCCTCATCGTATCCATCACGTATCCAGGTCAGGTTGGGTGGCAAATCTTGTTTCTCGAGACAGTCACATACAGAAAGCATCATGTCCGGCGAGGAGAAGTACACAGATGTCGTGGTCACGATCAAGGATGGCATCGGCACAATCAAGGTAGGCCATGAAAGACTCCATCGAGATCCACGTTGCTGACTTTGCTATAGTTCAACAGGCCAAAGCAGCTGAACTCCTTTGGAGGCAGTCTCGTCGAAGACACGATCGCCGCATTGCGAGAACTCAACGATCACCCAGACACGACCTTCACGGTGATCACTGGTGAAGGACGATTCTTTGCATCGGGCGCAGACGTGACAAGTATTGTTCTCTTACACATTTGACTCTGATCTCAGAATCTCATGCTTATCTACGATCAGGTATCGCCAACACTCCAGATTCGTTCAAAAACGATGGCCAGGCGAAGGTGTTCTGGGCCCAGCGCATGGCGGTTGGCATGGAACTTGTTCGATCTATGATCGACCACAAGAAAGTGCTCGTCCTGGCACTGAACGGTCCCGGCGTCGGCGCAGGGGCTGCATGGTTCCAAGGCAGTTCGGACCTCTTCTACGCAGCAGAGGGCTCTTGGCTCCAGGTGACATTCTCGCAGATGGGTCTGGTGCCAGAGAACGGTAGCGCTCAGAACTGGGCCGACCACATGGGTGTGCATCGTGCTAACGAGTGGCTCATGCTTGGTGGCAAAGCTAGTGTGGAGGAGCTGAAGGAGATTGGGATGGTGAACAAGATCTTCCCGAAGGAGGGTTTCCATGAGGCTGTGCAT
Proteins encoded in this window:
- a CDS encoding Enoyl-CoA delta isomerase 2, with product MSGEEKYTDVVVTIKDGIGTIKFNRPKQLNSFGGSLVEDTIAALRELNDHPDTTFTVITGEGRFFASGADVTSIANTPDSFKNDGQAKVFWAQRMAVGMELVRSMIDHKKVLVLALNGPGVGAGAAWFQGSSDLFYAAEGSWLQVTFSQMGLVPENGSAQNWADHMGVHRANEWLMLGGKASVEELKEIGMVNKIFPKEGFHEAVHQHLKDILKERSGRSMIITKELQNKRTRDARMLSLFEAWNALAERFVEGEPMLRMKAKMQELADKRKNRQSKM